In a single window of the Halalkalicoccus subterraneus genome:
- a CDS encoding peptidylprolyl isomerase: MTTATLHTTKGDIEIELYDERAPRTVENFLNLAEHDPAANDEPAPDTPTWEDPESGEVRGDGLYNGVEFHRIIDEFMIQTGDPTGTGRGGPGYSFDDEFHDELRHDSAGTLSMANSGPDTNGSQFFITLAPTPHLDDRHAVFGEVIDGMDVVEAIGSAETDAQDKPTTTIEIESVTIDE, encoded by the coding sequence ATGACTACCGCGACGCTGCACACGACGAAGGGCGACATCGAGATCGAGCTCTACGACGAGCGCGCGCCCCGAACCGTCGAGAACTTCCTCAACCTCGCCGAGCACGACCCGGCCGCGAACGACGAACCGGCCCCCGACACCCCGACGTGGGAGGACCCGGAAAGCGGTGAGGTCCGTGGCGACGGACTGTACAACGGCGTCGAGTTCCACCGCATCATCGACGAGTTCATGATCCAGACCGGCGACCCGACGGGCACCGGACGGGGTGGACCGGGCTACAGCTTCGACGACGAGTTTCACGACGAGCTGCGCCACGATTCGGCGGGCACCCTCTCGATGGCCAACAGCGGCCCCGACACCAACGGCTCGCAGTTCTTCATCACGCTCGCACCCACCCCCCACCTCGACGACCGCCACGCCGTCTTCGGCGAGGTAATCGACGGGATGGACGTCGTCGAGGCGATCGGGAGCGCCGAAACCGACGCCCAGGACAAGCCGACGACGACCATCGAGATCGAATCGGTTACGATCGACGAATAA